Proteins encoded within one genomic window of bacterium:
- the rpsB gene encoding 30S ribosomal protein S2 has product MSELDNNSTALAGEDSVPQEQTMDQTLMEEMVKAGVLYGRKKSKTHPRMRPFIFGTRNGIEILELAKTMESIDKAGDFLKETAKKDGLVLVVGTKPASQDLMQEFAKKFSYPYVVKRWLGGTLTNFKTILTRIQYYMNLKVNKATGKLEKYTKKERVEFDKQIEKMEGFFLGLERLSRQPDAVIVVNVNDHMTAVREAKRMNIPVVAILSTDTSPEIVEYPIPANDNSRNSIAWILAKLEAKVQEGLKERPAAVGTVTPAK; this is encoded by the coding sequence ATGTCCGAGTTAGATAATAACAGTACGGCTTTAGCGGGAGAGGATTCAGTTCCGCAGGAGCAAACGATGGACCAGACCTTAATGGAAGAAATGGTTAAGGCGGGTGTTTTGTATGGAAGAAAGAAATCCAAAACTCATCCTCGGATGAGGCCTTTTATTTTCGGAACCCGCAATGGCATTGAGATTTTGGAATTGGCTAAGACTATGGAATCAATTGATAAGGCCGGAGATTTTTTGAAAGAAACCGCCAAGAAAGACGGATTGGTTTTAGTGGTTGGCACTAAACCCGCCTCTCAAGATTTGATGCAGGAATTTGCTAAGAAATTTTCCTATCCTTATGTAGTGAAGCGCTGGTTGGGAGGCACGTTAACTAATTTCAAAACAATTCTTACCCGCATTCAGTACTATATGAATTTGAAGGTTAATAAAGCGACCGGCAAATTGGAGAAATATACCAAAAAGGAGCGGGTGGAATTTGATAAGCAGATTGAAAAAATGGAGGGCTTCTTTTTGGGATTAGAGAGATTGTCCCGCCAGCCGGATGCCGTGATAGTGGTGAACGTGAACGATCACATGACCGCCGTGCGTGAGGCCAAGCGTATGAATATTCCGGTGGTGGCAATTTTGAGCACCGACACTAGCCCGGAGATAGTGGAGTACCCGATTCCGGCCAACGATAATTCCCGCAACAGCATTGCTTGGATTTTGGCTAAGTTGGAGGCGAAGGTGCAGGAAGGCTTGAAGGAGCGCCCGGCCGCCGTAGGCACAGTGACTCCCGCTAAGTAG
- the tsf gene encoding translation elongation factor Ts, with protein sequence MAAADVQKLRESTGAGMMDCKRALDDAGGDFDKAALLINERGLTKAMKKADRATGAALLESYIHNGRVGVLLELRCETDFVVRSEPFKELAHNLVMHIAAMNPENVEALLQQPYVKDPNLIIDSLVKGAIAKIGENIQVSKFCRYEI encoded by the coding sequence ATGGCAGCTGCTGACGTACAAAAATTAAGAGAATCTACCGGAGCAGGAATGATGGACTGCAAGCGGGCTTTGGATGATGCCGGTGGTGATTTTGATAAAGCCGCTTTGCTTATCAACGAGCGTGGTTTGACTAAAGCCATGAAGAAAGCCGATAGGGCTACGGGCGCCGCTTTATTGGAAAGCTATATTCACAACGGCCGAGTTGGTGTGCTTTTAGAATTACGTTGTGAGACAGACTTCGTGGTGCGCTCCGAGCCTTTTAAGGAGTTGGCGCATAATTTGGTGATGCATATTGCCGCGATGAATCCGGAAAATGTGGAAGCTTTGTTGCAGCAGCCTTATGTAAAAGACCCGAATCTTATTATTGATTCTTTGGTTAAGGGCGCGATTGCTAAGATTGGTGAGAATATTCAAGTTTCCAAATTTTGCCGGTACGAAATCTAA
- the rpmG gene encoding 50S ribosomal protein L33, which yields MATSKFSQNLIKLKCGTCARVNYYTRKNKKLVERKIELKKFCNWCRKHTPHKEAKR from the coding sequence ATGGCAACGTCCAAGTTTTCCCAAAATTTAATCAAATTGAAATGTGGCACCTGTGCCCGGGTGAATTATTATACCCGCAAAAACAAAAAGCTCGTGGAGCGTAAAATTGAGCTGAAAAAGTTCTGCAATTGGTGCCGCAAGCACACTCCTCATAAGGAAGCGAAGAGATAG
- a CDS encoding S41 family peptidase, with protein MKRFHLPLVRSLIACVFTCLLLVSCSSCTSRTPTEDNSRIDVDWFIVWADLHKDLTPESRLASDIVYELDAYYYAPHNLDYSDLFNAALAGVAEEMKAKNLSWQYTKIRDSAARYEARYEYAKQFVVAEKLAEQNKVPTYDLAFASAAKMLNSIGRSHTYFVYPDWHPKGRANVAIDESFVGIGVILSKIDEDFIYIAGVLKGGPAELAGLKPFDKIVSVDGKVPTGDLGALSSMIRGPEGTVVVIEVLREMDVAMKFTITRGAVRHSFAEAKVYQEGNYRLCYLEVRGFVRRPSMKDEPYKYVPDTDVFANRINFLAHDPGIFSAWHDGMIIDLRGNPGGSLDALVWFLSCFLPERTELFTLDSREGKEVRFSLWDPRTKVPVVILIDKDSGSAAEIFAGVMQETGRAKIVGSKSSGAVEVTSERSCFMGSSIHISEQQLYLPSGKCLEGVGVIPDYEVKTTKDDVLHGRDACIEKAKEILTGTKK; from the coding sequence ATGAAGCGCTTCCATCTCCCGTTGGTTCGTTCGTTGATTGCCTGCGTTTTTACCTGTTTGCTTCTGGTTTCTTGTTCTTCCTGCACGAGTCGTACCCCGACGGAGGATAACTCCAGAATTGATGTCGATTGGTTTATCGTCTGGGCTGATCTTCACAAAGATCTTACTCCGGAAAGCAGATTGGCGAGCGACATTGTTTATGAATTGGACGCTTACTACTATGCTCCGCACAATTTGGATTATTCCGACTTGTTTAACGCGGCTTTGGCTGGCGTCGCCGAAGAGATGAAGGCCAAGAATCTTTCCTGGCAGTACACGAAGATTCGAGATAGCGCGGCTCGCTATGAAGCCCGTTATGAATATGCCAAGCAGTTCGTGGTCGCGGAGAAATTGGCGGAACAGAATAAGGTCCCGACGTATGATCTCGCTTTTGCTTCTGCGGCTAAGATGCTGAATTCAATCGGCCGCTCGCACACCTATTTCGTTTATCCGGATTGGCATCCGAAAGGACGGGCCAACGTCGCCATTGATGAGTCGTTTGTGGGTATCGGTGTTATTTTGAGCAAGATTGATGAAGACTTTATCTATATCGCCGGTGTCCTTAAGGGAGGGCCGGCGGAATTGGCCGGATTGAAACCGTTTGACAAGATTGTTTCCGTCGACGGCAAAGTACCAACTGGAGATCTTGGCGCGCTGTCATCAATGATTCGCGGCCCGGAAGGCACTGTGGTTGTTATTGAAGTTTTGCGTGAGATGGATGTAGCGATGAAGTTCACGATTACTCGCGGCGCCGTCCGGCATTCTTTCGCGGAAGCGAAGGTATATCAGGAGGGCAATTACCGGTTGTGCTATTTGGAGGTTCGGGGTTTTGTACGTAGACCGTCCATGAAGGATGAGCCATACAAATACGTTCCCGATACGGATGTTTTTGCCAATCGGATTAACTTCTTGGCGCATGACCCCGGTATTTTTAGCGCTTGGCATGACGGGATGATAATTGATTTGCGCGGTAATCCGGGAGGCTCGCTGGACGCTCTGGTTTGGTTCCTTTCCTGCTTCTTGCCGGAAAGAACCGAGCTTTTTACTCTCGATAGCAGAGAAGGAAAGGAAGTCCGATTTTCACTGTGGGATCCCAGGACTAAGGTGCCGGTGGTCATTCTGATTGATAAAGACAGTGGTTCCGCCGCGGAAATCTTCGCTGGCGTGATGCAGGAGACGGGAAGAGCCAAGATAGTCGGCTCTAAGAGTTCCGGAGCAGTCGAGGTCACCAGCGAACGCAGTTGTTTTATGGGCTCATCCATCCACATCAGTGAACAACAGCTTTATCTGCCCAGCGGAAAATGCTTGGAAGGCGTTGGAGTGATTCCTGATTATGAGGTGAAGACGACTAAGGATGATGTACTACATGGCAGAGATGCTTGTATCGAAAAAGCGAAGGAGATTTTGACTGGAACTAAGAAGTAA